A region of Allocoleopsis franciscana PCC 7113 DNA encodes the following proteins:
- a CDS encoding ferredoxin-thioredoxin reductase variable chain: MKVGDRVRINKSVIVYHHPSHKNEPFDVKGLEGDVLGIVVEWQGRPVSANLPVLVQFDKKFRAHFREDEVEII, encoded by the coding sequence ATGAAAGTTGGCGATCGCGTCCGTATTAACAAATCTGTCATTGTTTACCACCATCCTTCTCACAAAAACGAGCCTTTTGATGTTAAAGGGCTAGAAGGGGACGTGCTTGGGATTGTTGTTGAGTGGCAAGGCAGACCTGTGAGCGCTAACCTGCCTGTGTTAGTTCAATTCGATAAAAAATTCCGCGCTCACTTTCGGGAGGATGAGGTGGAAATTATTTAG
- a CDS encoding YdcF family protein translates to MFLFLSKLLPLFLYPLGLACILMVVALVMWWRRSRWVPFPISLALMVLLLASNNWVAHGLVQSLEWQHLPPKTLPTADAIVILGGATKSAFPPRPGVDLSEAGDRVLYGGQLYREGKAPIVISSGGRVAWRGGGPSESADMAQLLKTVGVPSSAILQDPTSLNTYQNAVNVKKIMQERGIRRILLVTSAMHMPRSLRIFQRQGIDAIPAPTDFLVSEQEIEEPNSSPQAIVLSLMPDTERLDRTTRALKEYIGMAVYRLRGWL, encoded by the coding sequence ATGTTTTTATTCCTCTCCAAGCTGCTGCCGTTGTTCTTGTATCCCTTGGGACTCGCTTGCATACTCATGGTTGTGGCGTTGGTGATGTGGTGGCGACGCTCCCGTTGGGTGCCGTTTCCCATTTCTTTGGCTTTGATGGTGTTATTGTTAGCCAGCAATAATTGGGTCGCGCATGGCTTGGTGCAATCCTTAGAGTGGCAGCATCTCCCACCGAAAACATTACCGACGGCTGATGCTATTGTGATTTTAGGGGGTGCGACCAAGTCGGCTTTTCCCCCACGTCCCGGAGTTGATTTGAGTGAAGCCGGCGATCGCGTCCTCTACGGTGGACAACTCTACCGTGAAGGGAAGGCTCCGATTGTCATTTCCTCCGGGGGTCGTGTGGCGTGGCGGGGTGGTGGGCCATCCGAGTCGGCAGATATGGCTCAACTCCTAAAAACGGTGGGTGTTCCGTCCTCTGCTATTTTGCAAGATCCCACATCCCTCAATACTTACCAAAATGCTGTCAATGTGAAGAAAATTATGCAGGAGCGAGGTATCCGCCGCATCTTATTGGTAACATCGGCGATGCACATGCCGCGATCGCTCCGCATTTTTCAACGTCAGGGGATTGACGCTATCCCTGCTCCTACTGATTTCTTGGTCAGTGAACAAGAGATAGAGGAGCCGAACAGTAGCCCTCAAGCCATTGTGCTGAGCCTGATGCCGGATACAGAGCGCCTCGACAGAACGACTCGTGCGCTTAAGGAATACATCGGAATGGCTGTTTATCGCCTCCGAGGCTGGCTGTGA